Below is a genomic region from Enterobacter hormaechei subsp. xiangfangensis.
ATCTTCATCCTCAAAGCGCGCCACGATCCGCTCGCCGGTATGGGTGGCGCGAAGTTCTTCCGCGACCTGGGAAATTGCCTGTCCGCTGCTCATCCCCTGGGACATCAGCTCCTGAATACGTTCAACGGCTTTCTGCTGTTGGTCATGGCTGAGAGAAGGTAAACCTGCAAACATCGTTAACTCCTGCTAAATTATTCGCGCTAATTATTTCACGCTGCCCGGTAGTATGCCATACATGAACATGCGCTTCCCCACTGTTATGACCTTGCCCTGGCGTGCTGACGCCGCGGAGTTCTGGTTTGCCCGTCTGAGCCACCTTCCTTTTGCCATGCTGCTGCACTCCGGCCATGCGGATCACCCCTACAGCCGCTTTGATATTCTGGTGGCCGACCCGGTTAAAACGCTGACGACCGATGCGCTGTCGCCAACGGACGATCCGCTGATGCGGCTTCAGAACGAGATCGATGCTCTGGGCTTAACTGCCACACCTGATCCGGATCTGCCTTTCCAGGGGGGCGCGCTGGGCCTGTTTGGTTACGATCTGGGTCGCCGTTTCGAAAAGCTGCCCGAGCATGCGCAGGCGGATATTTCCCTGCCGGATATGGCGGTGGGGCTGTATGACTGGGCGCTGATCGTGGATCACCGTAAGCAGACGGTTTCTCTGCTGAGCCACCGGGACGTACAGGCGCGTCTGGCCTGGCTTGAGGCGCAACGGCCCGCCGCCCCGGAACACTTTATGCTGACCTCCGGCTGGCGCTCGAACATGAGCGCGGAGGAATACGCGGAAAAATTCTCCCGTGTGCAGGCGTATCTTCACAGTGGCGACTGTTATCAGGTCAACCTTGCCCAGCGTTTCCAGGCGGAGTACAAGGGAGACGAATGGCAGGCGTTTACCCGCCTCAATGCCAGCAATAAGGCCCCGTTCAGTGCATTTTTACGCTTTGAACACGGCGCCATACTCAGCCTTTCGCCTGAGCGTTTTATCCACCTGGCTGACGGTATGATTCAGACCCGCCCAATAAAGGGCACACTGCCGCGCCTTGCCAACGCCGACGCCGACCGCCAGCAGGCGGAGACGCTGGCGGCCTCTCCCAAAGATCGTGCTGAAAACCTGATGATTGTCGATCTGATGCGCAATGATATTGGTCGCGTCGCCGAGCCGGGCAGCGTGCGCGTGCCGGAGCTGTTCGTCGTGGAGCCATTCCCGGCGGTGCATCATCTGGTCAGCACCATCACCGCACGCCTGCCGGCCTCGCGAACCGCCTGCGATCTGCTCCGCGCCGCGTTTCCGGGCGGCTCCATCACCGGCGCGCCGAAGGTCCGGGCGATGGAGATCATCGACGAACTGGAACCACATCGCCGCAACGCCTGGTGCGGCAGCATCGGCTATGTGAGTCTGTGCGGCACCATGGATACCAGCATCACTATTCGCACCCTGACGGCGTGCGACGGTAACCTGTACTGTTCCGCAGGCGGTGGCATTGTGGCCGATAGCCAGGTCGAGGCGGAATATCAGGAAACCTTTGATAAAGTGAATCGTATCCTGAAACAACTGGAGAATTTACGGTGAAGAAAGACAACCTGACGCTGGATGATTTTCTGTCGCGCTTTCAGCTTCTGCGGCCCCAGGTTAGCCGCGCCACGCTGAATCAACGTCAGGCGGCGGTGCTGATCCCGGTCGTGCGCCGTGAGCAGCCGGGTCTGTTGCTTACCCAGCGCTCACCGCATATGCGAAAACACGCCGGTCAGGTTGCGTTTCCGGGCGGCGCGGTGGACAGCACCGATGCATCCCTGATTGCCGCCGCACTGCGTGAAGCGCATGAGGAAGTGGCGATCCCCCCGGAGACAGTCGAGGTGATCGGCGTGCTGCCGCCAGTGGACAGCGTAACCGGTTTTCAGGTCACGCCGGTCGTTGGCATTATTCCGCCCGATCTTCAGTATCACGCCAGCGTCGATGAAGTTTCAGCGGTGTTCGAAATGCCGCTGGAAGAGGCCCTTCGTCTGGGCCGCTATCACCCACTGGATATTCACCGCCGCGGACACGATCATCGGGTCTGGCTGTCGTGGTATCAGCATTATTTTGTCTGGGGCATGACGGCAGGCATCATTCGTGAGCTGGCCCTGCAAATCGGCCTGAAGCCTTGACTATACTTTACATTCCACCCTTTTCTGGCATGTTTGCGATCGGCGTCGCGCTATTAGCAAAACCATCGTTAACCATTAGTTTAATTCATGTGAATAGTTAAGCCGAGGTTGGTGTTCCCTCTTACACTATGCGCAGTTATAACATCGTTACTGGAACCCCAGTAACCCTGTCAGGAGTGTGAAAGTGATTAGTATATTCGACATGTTCAAAGTGGGGATTGGTCCTTCCTCTTCCCACACTGTAGGGCCGATGAAGGCCGGTAAACAGTTCGTCGATGATCTGGTCGAAAAAGGATTACTGGAAAGCGTTACCCGTGTCGCCGTAGACGTTTACGGTTCACTGTCATTAACGGGTAAAGGCCACCACACCGATATCGCCATTATTATGGGTCTGGCAGGCAATATGCCGGACACTGTTGATATTGATGCCATTCCGGCATTTATCCGCGACGTGGAAACGCGCGGACGCTTACTGCTGGCTAACGGTCAGCACGAAGTGGACTTCCCGCAGGATGACGGGATGCGTTTTCGTAGCGACAACCTGCCGCTGCATGAAAACGGCATGACCATCCACGCCTGGAGCGGCGAAAAAGAGATCTACAGTAAAACCTACTACTCCATCGGCGGCGGCTTTATCGTTGACGAAGAACACTTTGGTAAAGAGAGCGCGGGCGACGTCAATGTGCCCTATCCGTTTAAATCGGCCACCGAGATGCTGGGCTACTGCAAAGAGACCGGTCTGTCCCTGTCCGGCATGGTGATGCAGAACGAACTGGCGCTGCACAGCAAGAAAGAGATCGAAGACTATTTTGCTAACGTGTGGCAAACCATGCGCGCCTGTATTGACCGCGGGATGAACACCGAGGGTGTTCTGCCTGGGCCTCTGCGCGTACCGCGTCGTGCCTCTGCGCTGCGCCGCATGCTGGTCACCACCGACAAGTTCTCCAATGACCCAATGAACGTGGTCGACTGGGTGAACATGTTTGCCCTCGCGGTTAACGAAGAGAACGCAGCGGGTGGTCGCGTGGTGACGGCGCCGACCAACGGCGCGTGCGGTATCGTTCCGGCGGTGCTGGCCTATTACGATCACTTTATTGAGCCCGTGACACCGGATATCTATATCCGTTATTTCCTCGCGGCAGGCGCTATCGGCGCGCTGTACAAAATGAATGCGTCCATCTCTGGTGCCGAAGTAGGCTGTCAGGGTGAAGTGGGCGTGGCCTGCTCTATGGCGGCAGCGGGTCTGGCGGAACTGTTGGGCGCCAGCCCTGAGCAGGTGTGCGTGGCGGCGGAAATCGGTATGGAGCACAACCTCGGTCTGACCTGTGACCCGGTTGCCGGTCAGGTGCAGGTGCCGTGCATTGAGCGTAACGCCATCGCCTCCGTCAAAGCGATCAACGCCTCGCGTATGGCGATGCGCCGTACCAGCGAGCCACGCGTGTCGCTGGATAAGGTTATTGAAACCATGTACGAAACCGGCAAGGACATGAACGCGAAGTACCGTGAGACCTCGCGCGGCGGTCTGGCCATTAAGGTGCAGTGCGACTAAGCCTTCCTTTCGCCCATCTGCAACAGATGGGCGAATTTTCCCCTCTCGTCTCGTCGCTTCACGTATTCCCCACTACACTGTCACTGTTGCGTCTGGCTTTTCTGGCCGGTGCTTAACAGGCGACCGTTCATGCAAACTGCACAAACGATCATTAAAGACTATCGCCGAAAACGCGTTATCGTCTGTGTCACGGTTGCGCTCGTTACGCTCGTCCTGACGCTGGGCATTCGCTTTATTTCACAGCGCAACATAAATCAGGATCGGATCCACGACTTTACCCACCACACCGTGCGTGCGCTTGATAAGGTGCTTCTCTCGTTAGAGGCCCAGCGTGAAACGCTACTTTCACTGGTTGGCATACCCTGTTCCGAAGCAAATCTAATCCTGCGAAAACAGGCGGCGATCCTCCAGACCGTACGCTCCATCGCCCTCATTCAAGACGGAATACTGTATTGCTCAAGCGTCTTTGGCAGCCGTAATGTGCCCGTCAGTGAGTTTGTGCCGGAGCTTCCAGTCAGTGAATCCAGGCTGCTGCTGTCGACTGACCGGTGGCTGGTAAAAGGCAGCCCGGTACTGATTCAGTGGTCTCCCGTTGCGGGCGACGGCAACGACGGGGTGATGGAGGTGGTGAATATCGATCTCATCACTAAAATGATTCTCGAGCCGCAGCGGCCGCAGATCACCGACGTTGTCCTGAGAGTAGGAGATAACTTCCTCCGCGACGGGCAACAGGTGACGACTACGCCGACCTTCGATGAAAACGCCTCCCTGCTGGAACAGTCGTCACAACATTACCCTTTCAGCGTCACGGTGAGCGGCCCCGGGCCTGGCGAAATGGCGTTAAAAAATCTGCCTACCCAGCTGCCGCTGGCGTTGATGCTCAGCTTACTGATGGGCTATATCGCCTGGCTCGCCACGGCGCGGCGAATCAGTTTCACCTGGGAAATCAACATGGGAATTGCGGCCCGGGAGTTTGAACTCTTCTGCCAGCCGCTGGTGAATGCCCGCACCCGGGAATGCGTCGGCGTCGAGATCCTCCTGCGCTGGAACAACCCGCGTCAGGGATGGATTTCGCCCGATGTCTTTATCCCTCTGGCCGAAGAACATAACCTGATTGTTCCGCTTACCCGCTACGTCATCAGCGAAACGGTGCGGCAGATAGGCTATTTCCCTGCCTCGCGCGATTTCCATATCGGCATTAACGTGGCCGCCAGCCATTTTCGCCGCGCTGCGCTTATCCAGGATCTCAACCGCATCTGGTTTAACGCCAGCCCTGTTCAACAGTTGATCGTGGAGTTAACCGAACGCGATGCGTTGCTGGATGTGGATTACCGCATCGTGCGGGAGCTGCACCGCAAAGGGGTGAAACTTGCGATTGATGATTTTGGTACCGGCAACAGCTCACTTTCATGGCTAGAAAAACTGCATCCGGATGTGCTGAAAATTGATAAATCCTTCACCACCGCGATCGGCACCGACGCCGTGAACTCAACGGTAACAGATATTATTATTGCGCTTGGCCAGCGGCTGAATATTGAACTGGTTGCGGAAGGGGTGGAAACCGAGGAGCAGTCACGCTACCTGCGCCGTCACAGCGTACATATTTTGCAGGGGTACTTGTATGCGCGGCCAATGCCGCTGCGCGAGTTTCCGAAATGGCTGGCGGAAAGTCACTCTCCGCCAGCCCGTCACAACGGACACATCGTGCCCTTACTGCCGTTACGCTAGATAACGTTACTCTTCTTCGTCGTGCGCAGAGTGCTCTTTAACAATACGCACCATATCAACGCGATAGTCGTTGGCTTCGACGATGGTAATTTGCAGCGGCGGCAGCTCCAGCACATCACCGATACGCG
It encodes:
- the pabB gene encoding aminodeoxychorismate synthase component 1 → MNMRFPTVMTLPWRADAAEFWFARLSHLPFAMLLHSGHADHPYSRFDILVADPVKTLTTDALSPTDDPLMRLQNEIDALGLTATPDPDLPFQGGALGLFGYDLGRRFEKLPEHAQADISLPDMAVGLYDWALIVDHRKQTVSLLSHRDVQARLAWLEAQRPAAPEHFMLTSGWRSNMSAEEYAEKFSRVQAYLHSGDCYQVNLAQRFQAEYKGDEWQAFTRLNASNKAPFSAFLRFEHGAILSLSPERFIHLADGMIQTRPIKGTLPRLANADADRQQAETLAASPKDRAENLMIVDLMRNDIGRVAEPGSVRVPELFVVEPFPAVHHLVSTITARLPASRTACDLLRAAFPGGSITGAPKVRAMEIIDELEPHRRNAWCGSIGYVSLCGTMDTSITIRTLTACDGNLYCSAGGGIVADSQVEAEYQETFDKVNRILKQLENLR
- a CDS encoding CoA pyrophosphatase gives rise to the protein MKKDNLTLDDFLSRFQLLRPQVSRATLNQRQAAVLIPVVRREQPGLLLTQRSPHMRKHAGQVAFPGGAVDSTDASLIAAALREAHEEVAIPPETVEVIGVLPPVDSVTGFQVTPVVGIIPPDLQYHASVDEVSAVFEMPLEEALRLGRYHPLDIHRRGHDHRVWLSWYQHYFVWGMTAGIIRELALQIGLKP
- a CDS encoding YoaH family protein is translated as MFAGLPSLSHDQQQKAVERIQELMSQGMSSGQAISQVAEELRATHTGERIVARFEDEDEE
- the sdaA gene encoding L-serine ammonia-lyase → MISIFDMFKVGIGPSSSHTVGPMKAGKQFVDDLVEKGLLESVTRVAVDVYGSLSLTGKGHHTDIAIIMGLAGNMPDTVDIDAIPAFIRDVETRGRLLLANGQHEVDFPQDDGMRFRSDNLPLHENGMTIHAWSGEKEIYSKTYYSIGGGFIVDEEHFGKESAGDVNVPYPFKSATEMLGYCKETGLSLSGMVMQNELALHSKKEIEDYFANVWQTMRACIDRGMNTEGVLPGPLRVPRRASALRRMLVTTDKFSNDPMNVVDWVNMFALAVNEENAAGGRVVTAPTNGACGIVPAVLAYYDHFIEPVTPDIYIRYFLAAGAIGALYKMNASISGAEVGCQGEVGVACSMAAAGLAELLGASPEQVCVAAEIGMEHNLGLTCDPVAGQVQVPCIERNAIASVKAINASRMAMRRTSEPRVSLDKVIETMYETGKDMNAKYRETSRGGLAIKVQCD
- a CDS encoding EAL domain-containing protein, producing MQTAQTIIKDYRRKRVIVCVTVALVTLVLTLGIRFISQRNINQDRIHDFTHHTVRALDKVLLSLEAQRETLLSLVGIPCSEANLILRKQAAILQTVRSIALIQDGILYCSSVFGSRNVPVSEFVPELPVSESRLLLSTDRWLVKGSPVLIQWSPVAGDGNDGVMEVVNIDLITKMILEPQRPQITDVVLRVGDNFLRDGQQVTTTPTFDENASLLEQSSQHYPFSVTVSGPGPGEMALKNLPTQLPLALMLSLLMGYIAWLATARRISFTWEINMGIAAREFELFCQPLVNARTRECVGVEILLRWNNPRQGWISPDVFIPLAEEHNLIVPLTRYVISETVRQIGYFPASRDFHIGINVAASHFRRAALIQDLNRIWFNASPVQQLIVELTERDALLDVDYRIVRELHRKGVKLAIDDFGTGNSSLSWLEKLHPDVLKIDKSFTTAIGTDAVNSTVTDIIIALGQRLNIELVAEGVETEEQSRYLRRHSVHILQGYLYARPMPLREFPKWLAESHSPPARHNGHIVPLLPLR